The nucleotide window GCCAGCGATAGCCTTCCAGATCCCGGACATCGCAGCCATGGCCACGCTGCAGCTGACGTCGCGGGAATCGGGAGAGATGGTGGCCTGTATCCAGTCCCAGGTGTCCAACGGCAAAACGGCCAGCGTCCCTGCCGTCTCGTACGTGGCTGCCGGCGTGGCGGGAGTGGCCTTGGTGTTGGGCGGCGTCTCGGCAATGGGGGCCGCGTTtgcgggcggcagcgctgCCGCTGGGGGCGGctccgctgctggcggcgcgagCACCCTCAGCCCCAGCTTCACCGAGGTGTTTGGCTGGTTCCAGGGCATGGCCATGAACGGCATGCTGTCGGTCAACTACCCCAGCGTCTACCGGAACTTCGCCAAGAACTTCGGCTTCTCGACCGGCCTGATCCCATGGACGCAGATGCAGGTCTCCATCGACAACTTCCGTGCGGCCACCGGAGGCAACCTCACCAACAACAGCGTCGAGGCGCTCAGGAACGCGACCCTGGTCTTTCCCGATGGCTCCTTGCAGACGACTGACCAAGGCGTGCTCAAGCGAGCGTTCGACCAAttcgcccagctcgccgctcGCCAGATCGAGACGAGTGTTAACGCCACGGCCGACCAGACGACGGCTGCGTCGCAGTCTCAGAACGGGGCCGTGAGCACTGTCCGCGTGGCCGTCTCGGGCATCCAGGGATACGTGGAGCAGCTCAGCGTCCCGTCCGGCAACACGTTCATGACGGTGCTCCTTATCGTCGCGATCGTCATTGCGGCCATCGTGGTCGGTATTCTGCTGGTCAAGGTTGTCCTCGAGTTCTGGGCGCTGTTTGCCAGCTTCCCAAAAGCCCTGACCGGGTTTCGCAAGCACTACTGGCGCTCCATCGCGCGAGCGATCACGTCTCTGATTCTGCTGCTGTATGGCATCTGGGTCCTGTACTGCGTGTTCCAGTTCACCCGCGGTGATTCGTGGGCCGCCAAGgtgctcgccggcgtcacGCTCTTTCTTTTCACCGCCATCCTGGCCTTCTTCTCGTGGAAGATCTGGagcacggcgcggcggctcAAGAAGATGGATGGCGACATCGGCGGCCTGTACGAGGACAAGCGCATCTGGGTCAAGTACAGCCTGTTTTACGAGTCGTACCGGCGGGACTACTGGTGGATCTTTGTGCCCACCATTATCTACATGTTCGTCAAGGGCTgcgtgctggcggccgcggacgGGCACGGGATGGCGCAGACGATCGCGCAACTCATCATCGAGGCCGTCATGCTGATCCTGCTGCTCTGGAGCCGGCCGTATGAGCGCCGGTCCAGCAACGTGGTCAACATCACGATCCAGGTGGTGCGGGTGCTGTCGGTGGTGTGCATCCTGGTCTTTGTGGAGGAGTTCGGCATCGCGGAGACGACGCAGACGATCACGGGCGTGGTGCTCATCGCGGTGCAGTCGGCGCTGACGGGCATCTTGGCCATCCTGATCGGGTGGAACGTCATCATCACCTGCTGCAAGCAGAACCCGCACCGCAAGCGCCGCAAGGAGATGGGTAAGCCGCTAAATACCCCAAGCCTCCTCCCTTTCGCATAGCTAACCGGCCCCCCCCAGAAAAAATGCAACAGCGCGACACCCTCACTCCGCTCGACGCACGCaactccctcctcctcggcttccCCAAGACCACCACGTCGGACGGCTTATCGGCCCTCTCTATCAGCAAAACgggcttcgccgccgccgccggcgaatCCAAAGAGCCGGTCCGCTCTGCGTCGCCCGAGCAGTTGTAcaacaccagcaccagcaacaACGGCTATAATTCAGCGGCTACCGCCAAATCGATGCCTGCGCCGCTGGCTGTGAATTTCCCGTTGGGACAGGCTGGGCAGAATCCGAGCCGGGAGAATCTGGTcacgggcgcggcgccgctgggcgGGGTGGATATGGATATGCGCCAGCCGACGTTGCCGGATCTGGAGGATGGGTttgctgctggcggtgctggtgtgggtgctggcgctgctcgcggtggtggtggtggtggcggcggcggcggtggtggtgggtaTGGGCCGCAGGGACCGCGCGGGTATGGAGGGTATGGAGGGTCTGGAGGTTATGCGGGTTATGGGGGTCCGTATGGAGGATATTGAATCGTCGACTCAGGCCAGTTATGGCTCTGGGTGTATAAGTACGGGCGGCGCGAAGTCGCGACGGCTTTGTTTAAGCTCCTTTGTATAGGCTCCTTTGTATGTACCTGTGTATTTACTCTGTCTGAACCATACACTGTAAACAGGTCTTAGGAGGTATAACTATCGGTAATAGACTGCATCGCGGTCGAGGGCTGTATGGTTGCTGAGTCGTGGGAAGTTTATGGCCATGGTCACCATTGTGCCTTCACACTGCTCGCTTCATCTGGTTCCTACTGTGTACAGCGAGAGACCCATGTGTACGGGATGGGCTGGACAGGAGGGTGTTACCAACACAGTGCTGGCGTTGTGCTCGCACAGTATCTCCCTCCTTCAGGCTGGGCAGGGGAAGAAGGCACGCACGGCCAATGACCTCACCCTCTGTGCAACTCCGATAACGTTACCTTCCTGCAGTGAACGACTGCATCCACCATCTGCTTCCCTGCGCAGCAGAGTAAACGCAGACAGCCGCGAGTCCCACGAGTCCCCCTAGTCGACAATAACAAGATTATATCAGAGCCGCTGTGCGTGTTTCTGAACAGTCCGCACTCGCTCACGTTGATGCCATTGATGCCCAAAGAGCGAAATCAGCAGCCGCGGGTTGCGCACAGCAGAAGGAGCGCATCGTCGAGCCCGCGACAAAACTGAAGCGTCAGAGACGCCAAGCACCAGGCTCGCGGGGCCATGGCCAGCCACTGCTAGATCATGAGCGACCTCCAGAAGAAGTGGGCCAAGGCAAAGATCAACAGCGCCATGCATGCCGCCATGGCACCCCCGCCCATGTCAATGCCGCTGCCGGTGTCTCTGCCCGAGTTCAacgagctcgacgaggaccGCTACGGCCCGGGCTCGGTGCCCAACACACCGCAGGACGAcgactcgtcctcggcctcgtccgtGTCGTCCACCGGCACCGTGATTCCCTCGCCGGGCAGGGCGCTGTTTGCCCGGCCGCAGGGGTAATCAATCTTCCGCCGTCTTATTCTTCTTGCAAGTGGGCGGGCAGAGTGCACAGTGTGCTGACACGTGCCGCCCTCCTCTAGCTTCCCCGGCCGCTCGCTCGACCCCATCCCCTGGACCACCTACTTCGAGCGCGAGCTGTTCCTCCCCGCCGAGGATGGCTCCATCACCCACCACGCCTACCTGACCTCtcccgccccagccgccggcccgggcaagccgccgggcccgctcTTCGTCACccaccacggcgccggctcgtGCGGCCTCTCCTTCGCCGTGCTCTCGGCCGAGATCAAAAAGCGTCTGCCGACGGCCGGCATCCTCTCGCTCGACGCCCGCGGGCACGGCTTGACCGCTACGAGGAGCTCGTCTGCCGAGGGGGGAGCCGAGGACCTCTCCCTCCCCACGCTGGCCGCGGATCTCCTCGCCGTCATCACCCGCACGAAAGAAGCCATGCGCTGGCCCGCCATGCCGCCCATCATCCTGGTAGGGCACTCTCTCGGCGGTGCCGTGGTGACGGAGCTCGCTTTTTCTCTGGCCCAGaaaccccctcctcctccctcgtCCTCCGCCCCCTTCCCTCCTCCCACCTCGTCACATCCCACCCCAATCCCCACTGCAGCAGCTCCAAGCCTACCTCCAAAACCGGAAGCGACAGCACGGACTCCAACCCCttccccagccccagccccacCCCGCCCCG belongs to Thermothielavioides terrestris NRRL 8126 chromosome 5, complete sequence and includes:
- a CDS encoding carboxylesterase-mitochondrial 37S ribosomal protein YmS2 translates to MPLPVSLPEFNELDEDRYGPGSVPNTPQDDDSSSASSVSSTGTVIPSPGRALFARPQGFPGRSLDPIPWTTYFERELFLPAEDGSITHHAYLTSPAPAAGPGKPPGPLFVTHHGAGSCGLSFAVLSAEIKKRLPTAGILSLDARGHGLTATRSSSAEGGAEDLSLPTLAADLLAVITRTKEAMRWPAMPPIILVGHSLGARTPTPSPAPAPPRPALDLLGYAVLDVVEGSALDALQGMHAYLATRPAGFESVRDAVEWHVRSRTLRNAVSARASVPGLLTAGKPWRWRTDLAKTQPFWEGWFDGLSKKFLAGRGGKMLLLAGTDRLDTELTIGQMQGKYALQVFPEAGHFIHEDLPEKTAIALVDFHRRNDRSALVLPPKVSDLLAQGKRV